DNA from Labrus bergylta chromosome 3, fLabBer1.1, whole genome shotgun sequence:
TACAGATGGCCATTCAATAGTAATAATAAACCTTTCCAGTCTCAAAAACTCAGTATCTATTATATTCTTGCAGATTTCATGAGTCGGCAGTAGTATGACTGGATGACTTTGTTGGTTTGTGTCTCAAATATGACGTTACAGTCAGAGATCAGACTCCAACTTTCTCTAAAACTGAACCAATAGAGGACTGTTTGCCAGGATGGAACTTATCATGGTCCATGGTTAGGATACCTGATTTCTCAGTTTGATTTCACACTGAGATCAATCTGTCATATATATGTGAGACCGTTCTTTCTTCAGTTCTTTCTTCAGTTCTTTCTTCATGTGAGACAGTTCTTTAGAGCACAGAGTTTCAAAGCAGAGCTGAGCTTTACTGTCAGAAACAGCATTGTGTCATCAACGTAGACGTTGACTATTTCAAATTTGTCTACATCTCTGTTTGGAAGATATATCATCTTTGTCAGCTTCTTTTACAAATAGACtgtttttaatatcttatttGTGCAGGTTAAGTGGCCACAGTTCaatctttttttcacaatttcCACACAAGGTTCTTGCAGTGGACTCATACATTGTCACTTCTGGAGGAAAAACCTAAATTAACCAAAAGTTCTGTGGGATCTTCTACTCTTTCCCTTAAATCACATCCAGAGTCTCCTGATGAGGAGGGTTCAGGTTCTGAAGAAGAAGGCAGTGGCACTGTCAGCTTTACCACAGTGATACAAAGCACTGAGGTCTTCTTAACAAAGACCACCAAAGAGAGCGAGGCGGTCGGAGAGCTGGAGACTCTTCGTCCCAACATCGACTTCCCGTTCACAGAGAGCACAACCAAGCTGTCAACAGAGCTAACAACAAACCTGCCGACAGAGCTTCCTGCAAAGCTAACAACAAACCTACTGACAGAGCTTCCAACAGAGCTAACAACAAACCTGCCGACAGAGTTGCCAACAAAGTCAGCGCTAACAACGAGACGGCCAACAGAACTGCCATCAGAGCTGCCACAGCAGACAAACGTAACAGACTTTGTCACTGACCTGATAGAGGCAGCCACCACCAGACCAAACATGGACCTTCAGCCCAGCACAGGCCCTGTGATGCCTCTTACTGGTCAGTGATAGAACTGAAACTCACATTTTGATTACATGTAAAGTCCAGTCATGGTTTctcatgaagaaaacacaacaaaattgCTCCTTCACACAAGCATATGTGCTGTATCTTGTTAAAGGTGTGGTCTTCCTTTACCGCTCTGGCTCCAGACGCTATGCCTTCACCTTCGTTGAGGCCCAGCTGGCTTGTAGGAGTGTCGGAGCCTCCATCGCCTCCCCACAGCAGCTACAGGCATCCTATATGGCCGGATATCACCAATATGACGCAGGATGGTTACTGGACCAGACTGTGAGGTAAatctaaaatgcatttttagaGCAGGTAGAGAGATTTATCTCCTGGACAACACATCACcatggtttctgtttttcaagGTATCCAATTATTTCCCCTCGGGATAACTGTGCTGGAGATCTTGGGGATCAACCTGGAGTTCGCTCATATGGTTTGAGGCCAGCAGAAGAAAGATATGATGTGTACTGCTTCATCGATGGGCTCAAAGGTAAGAAGACAGTTTATTCTGTCGAATTATCATCTCTTCTAAGATCTTGTTACTTTAACTTCAAtgaatttaaaggagcaatatgtaactctgacaccttgtgtttaaaatgggtactgcagtctaaattctaaacattgtagagagctgtctctctctttttaggTTGGgaacaatcacttctatctgaaccacttctcttgcccgcttccatcgctgcaacacctgttggtttgacctgataactggtgtcatatctggcaaaccgagtgGCGTCCAAAActgccgtgtgggggtgtcttaaaaccgcctaccttctctggtccaaccAATttcagagcattcaggaccagaatctaaagttagaaggaggacatactggctgctgcattgttgtcagagaagccagcacttcaacatagcatgtttccttaatgtctgatcatatactaagctcactttatcatttcactcactaaacatctcactgattggacctttaaggaGAACTatcaattgtttttattttgcatcataGTGTTGCCTTTCCATATGGTTGAACAATAGCACAATAAAACCATGAATCCTTCATGTATCTTTGGATGCATATCATGCACATCAGATAATGCAGTAATATCAAGACAGCAAAGAGAGACGTCTAGTGAATGTTAATCTGTGAGCAGAGGGGGAATTTCAGTAGCATATATGGCTAACTCTTATCAACAAGCTTCTGATTCTGCTCTACAGTTTatgtctatttatttactctctccttattttttttctctgttttatcgcTTTTCTCCCCTATCTTAATTCTTTTCCTTTCAAAATCCTCCTGTGGTGTTGAGAACTggcatgcttgctaaaacacttaaacaatgcatctggttcgtccaatgtatctgtgatgtccatgatTATACCAAGATACATGGGGGAGTAGCTTCAGGTGTTTTAGAATAGAGTGTAGAAACAAGGGTATAAAACAGAAGAGGCAAAATCAAGCAGGTATTTAAACAGTACACACCATACACaggtacacaaaaaaacaagcaataacACAATCCCAACAAAGACACCAAAAGCAAGAACAGGAACACATGTAGAACAATGTAATGCAAACAGTTGGTAAATTACATTGTTGGCTTAATATCTTTACAGTTATGGTGTTTAATTAGTCACACATTTTACATCTATTTAAGCTTTATGAATGGAGTTCCAGAGTTCTGAGAGTTAATAGGCTGAGCTGtccatttgatttaaaaatgataaaaggcAACACAGTTTGGGCCAAACCATCAAGAGCCTGTAGTCAAGTAAATTAAGCTTGATATGAACCCTTTCCTGCTCCTCAGGGGAAGTCTTCCATGTGGGCTCAGCTGAGGGTTTCACCCTTAACGAGGCAGCTTCCAGCTGTCAGGAGCACAACGCTGTGCTGGCCTCCATCGGAGAACTCTATGCAGCATGGAAAATGGGTTTTGATAAGTGTCGTGCTGGCTGGCTTGCCGATAAAAGCGTCCGCTATCCGATCAACAGCCCCTGTCCTGAGTGTGAAGGCGGGAAATCCGGAGTTCACACGGTGTACACTCACCCCAACCAGACAGGCTACCCTGAACCTGAGTCCAGATATGACGCGTACTGTTTCAGAGGTAAACACTGACGTTTTTCTAGGAAGCCTGTCCTAAGGTTTCATTcgctttcatttttgttttcttaaggTCATCTAATTTGTCATCTACTTGTTTCATTCTTTTAGTGGATATTCTACTCATTGCTAATGAAACTGGACTGAACATCACAGATATCCAGAAGGCTCTCCTGAAGCAAACATCCATTATTGATTTGTTGAGGCCTGGTAAGTTATACATCATATAATCCAAATAGGTTCTTACTTATTCAGATGTCAATTTATTTCTGAATAATTTCATTATTTATAATTATGACAcagctgtgttaaatacttgattctCAACTATACCAACCCCTTTCACTGTACATTATCCCTTACTTAACCTTTTTATGTCTATGTCCCTTTAGCTGGACCTTCCATCGTTCCTCCTATCGCCGTTGAGTCTTCAGGGTCTGGGTCAGGTTCAGCAGACTTTGGCTCAGGCTCTGCAGTTGATAATGCTTCGGGGGGTACCTCTGGAGACCTGTTTGGTTCTGGAGAGCTGTCTGCGTCCATAGACTGGTCTGGCAGTATGAGCTCTGGTCTGCCCAGTGGATCTTCAGGGTTCAGCAGTAGTGATGCTCCCGTATATGGATCTGGATCAGGTCTCCGTGGAGACGCATCTGGCCTAACTGTGGTTTTCTCTGGTTCTGaaggagctgtctctggagagGGATCTAGTTCAGGTGGACTCCAGGAAGCTGTAGAAGGGAGCACAGAGCTCCTCATCCTCCCGTCATCTGGAGCAGGATCTGGGGTGCTCAGTAGTAGTGGGGATCAGTCTGGATCTGGTTTCAGTTCTGCAGAAAGTGGCTCCTCTTTGGACAGCTCTGTACACTTCTCTGGGTTCATCACCACCAAGGACTTCTCTGAGTTCAGTGGTTCATCAGGACTCtactcaggaagtggactgtcAGGAAGTGGACTATCAGGGAGTGGTGAGTCTCAGATCTTATTTATAGATGGTGACTTGATTGATGCATCAGCCCTGAGAACCTACAGGGAGAATGAACTtggtgggggcctcctggtgTTCAGTGGCTCTGGAGACCTTTCAGGATCTGGGAGTCTCAGTGGGGATCTCAGTGGGTCAGCCTCTGGAGAGGACTCTGGATTCTCAGGTGTAAACTTTGTGGGCTCATGGTTTACTGACCTCTCAGTGTCTGCTTCTGGAGAGCAGGAGGCCTCTGGGTTTTTACTTTACAGCTCTGGACAAGGGGGTGGTGGATTTCTGTCCGGATACAAGAGCTCAAGTTTCGTGTCAGGGTCTGGATCAGGAACATCTGGATCAGGAGTGTCAGGATCAGGAACATCTGGATTAGAAGCGTCTGGAAGTGAGTCCTCATCAAGCGGAGAGGAAGGCACTGTTACCTTCTTGTCAGGGGATTTTATAACTGATAGAGACAGTAAACCATCTCTGGAGCTTGGACAGGGTTCGATGGAGTTCAAAGGAGAAGGAAGCAGCAGTGGGTTTTTCTCCGGTGGTGGAGTCGACCACATGTCCTCAGCCAGCGGGATGTCTTCAGGATCTTCCTCTGGAGACTCGGGACTCGCAGCAGGACTCGCTGCCCCTACAACCCTAGCTGCCCCAGCCTCCATTCACAGCCCAGGCAGTAATACGGAAACTGATTCAGTTAAAGGTTGGTCAACCATTTTTGTGTGAcagtttaatattttctttcataAGTTATGAACAAATACATGACTTCTATTAAACTTTGGAAGGATAGAGTTTTAGGATCGTAAACACATATATGTTCAGCCTTCAGCTGTTCTTACACATGTCACACAGTCAGTGATGAATGGAGTCAGACTCATTCTAAGCAACAAGAAGCAACCTGCTTGCCAAAGTGATGCTGGTTCATTATATTTATGGAAGACTATTAATGACAATGATGAGCATGTTATACAGGCAAGGAGAAAGTTGGGAAGGGCATTTTCAGCAATTTAAAACTTGAGTAATTGCAAGTACTTGAGTAATCACAATACTCCAGCTCAAACAAAGCCCATCAGCACTCTAAAGCTTTTTCCTTCCACAAAAATGAATGGGAGCATATTTCCATTCTGGTTATTAGCAGgctaatggtaaatggacttgagcttatatagtgcttttctagtcttccaactactcaaagcacttttacactgcatgtcacacccacccattcacaccctttcacacactgatggtagtgatcactatgtagtatcatccatcagaagtaactaatcccattcatacaccgccactgaagcagcaggggcaattcagggttaagtgtcttgcccagctgaggattgaacccttgaccttctggttgagaggagacaactctactaactgagccaTAGCCGCCCTAATCTTCCTTACTCTGGTATTGTCACAATGACTTGTGCTAACAGGGCAAGCTAATGATGCAAAGCTTCACGCAGAATTTTCACCAGAAGGCTGGCCAGAAGTATTCAGGGTTAAAATTTGTGGTATTTGTGTTTATACATGCAGCTCAGCACAATATGTCTCATGAATtagtaccaggctgtaaacatgtttatatctgctgtaaagttggacattttaacatgggactatatggggactgactcactgcaggagacagactctagtggacagtggcggaactgcagctgtaaagttggacattttaacatggggctctatggggactgactcactgctggagacagactctagtggacactggaggaactgcagctgtaaagttggacattttaacatggggctctatggggactgactcactgcaggagacagactctagtggacactggaggaactgcagctgtaaagttggacattttaacatggggctctatagggactgactcactgcaggagacagactctagtggacactggaggaactgcagctgtaaagttggacattttaacatggggctctatggggactgactcactgcaggagacaggaGACTGCAAGAGTGGCCATTTacggaactgcagttttttgcccTTAACATTTTTCAGCGCTTTATTTGAATAGTTCTTACTTTGTTTCCAGGTGGTTTTAACCTCTCTGAACCAAACCCCTGTGGAAACTCTTCATGCACAGTAGAGGACAGGGTTCCTCACTGCCATGGTAAGTCCAGAAACAGCAGCTATACCTGACCCATTCCCTTTCATTTCCCTAAAAAatcgtattttattttcagaggattgGTTTGGTTTCCttcttttttgtattgttaaagagtttgcatgttttaaattgttgttgttcatcccattaattaattaatcatcTTTTCAGATCAATATTGGACTGTTTGTGATGTTGAATTTGATTCAGTAGAATTAAAGCTACTGTCATCTTCTTTGTCGCTCTGCTGTCCTGCCCGGATGTGTTTGTATCATGATTtggctgttttgtttctcaTCTGTTGATTTCCTTTGACTCATTTTGTCCGTCTGATTCCcggtctctgtgtttgtgaggtAGACTAAATGTTGAGATgcttgtttgaaaatgtgtcttCGATGTCAGTGTCAAACGAGATACGAAAAATGTCTTCAGCCTGTATGTAGTTTTTGGTTTGCTGCCAGGAGGCCGCCTGTGCTCTGCTGTTTGCATGCTAAAGAACCGAGCACCATATGAGCCCTCTGCCATCATATGGATGTCATGTATTACTAATCTTTCGCTGCAACTTCAAACAGATTTGAACATGAACTTACTGCAGATCGTACAATTATCAGTCCTCTTTggtgaaaacaaacatgttattgCATTCATTGTCTGATTTGATTGCATTAAATCTCATAAATCGCATCTGGTAACATTAAAATGGATATAAACACCGAGATGCCACTTTATGAGCTTGTGAGATGCGACTACGCGGCCGCCATCTTGGACAGGTGTGGCTGCAGCTTCTAATGAATGAAAGTCCATGACAGCAGGAGGTCGCAACACGATTAAAATAGTCATTACTTCATGAAATGTGATTCAATTCCCAAGTGCATTGTTTTGTCAAAAACGTCAGATATGTATTTATAAGTCAGGATACTTATTTATAGCAACAAAAAGCAGGAACAGTTTGGAGCCCTTTGGTGCCAATCGAAGGTCCCTGAAACCTTTCTGCTCCTTTTAGCaggtgcagaaagtcatctaaaCATGAGACAGCAATGACACCAATAATAAGATAGCTATCTCTAAAGTTTCAGAAAGTTCATCATCGCTTGAGTCACCACGTAGTCCGCCTGAAAGCGTTTCAGACTTCagttaagtctttttttttttttaaagatttgggggcttttaatgtcttcattttagagataggacagaggatagagtcagaaacttgggagagagagagagagggagagagagtgaggaataaCATGCGAGGTGGGAGaaaatttcagaataaaaacctTCATGTCTGACGATTGTGACAAAACAATCTGCTTCACATTTCATTAAGTTATGAATATTTTAATTGTGTAGAGACCTCCTGCTGTCTTAGACTTACAGTCTTTAGGAGTTGTGGCTACCCCTCCCCAAGATGGCCGCTGCGTCGATGTATTCCTCCTGTGGACAGCAGCGGCAGGTTTAAATCTGTGGTAACATGGCGGCTGGCAGATAATAAGATTCATCAGATAAAAAAGAACATGTCTGATGATTCGCTGTGCAGTAAGTAGAAGAGGTTGCAGCAATGACAGAATCTTTACTAACTCTTCAGTCCTGACTTCtgatagcccccccccccccccccgccttccACCAACACATCCCTTGCTGATACAGTAGTGTCACCCGCCCCCTTTCTTGCAGAGATAGATGTGTGCCATTCCAACCCGTGTGCCAATGGAGCCACCTGTGTGGAGAACGCAGACTCTTACAAATGCTTATGCCTGCCAAGCTACGGAGGGGAGCGCTGTGAGATCGGTACGACATCAGCTTCAGCTAATCAACACTAACAGCAGCTTctggaaaaaacaaatgatgctATACATAATGAGCACATCCAATCTCGCTGTGTACAAATGAAGTGAAGAGGATACCTGGTTGCCTAGCAGATGAAGAAAGACGACATatagctgtgtttgtgtttctatcAGAGAAAAGGTTGTTTGATTAACTCGGGGATCAGTTCACTGCAATCACAACAAATCCTACCATCATAATGTTGGTACCACATGTTCTATACCACATGCATGGACACTGTGCCATGAGGTACCTGTGAAGTGTAGACTGCAAGGCGAGTCAACATGCAGCGTCATTagcatcatcagcatcatcagtGTGGCTGAGGTTGCCATGGCACTCAGTAGAAAGCGAGCTCTCACCATagtgaaaagataaaaagaaaaatgaggaGGAATAAAGAAATGTTGACACGGTTGTGGTGAGGAAAAAGAGGCCAACTTTGGATGCCAGTGTTACAAAGAGAGCTTGAGAGAAGTCACGTTATTGCTAGCATACGCTTTTGACAGCTCGGCGCACTGCTCAGTGCCAAGTTTCACGCTGCATTTCTATTGGTTGGTTAGTTGACGTAGATTGTAGAAGCATTCATATGTGAGATGATCGTCAGATATTAGTCTCTGGCTATCTTTGGTCCTCTTACAGCGCAAGAATTTGGCATAATGGTGTGTTTTTTGGAGCAGGTGGCAAACCATTGGTCAACACTAGGTGGCAGAGTTCTAACATTCATTGTCTGGGAGATATAATCAGGGATGGGAAAATAATTTCATATCGGGatctaaaggaaaaaaatgaccGAAATGATTCATCTTACATGCATTAAGAGAGATGAGATGCATAAAGGAGTGCCAATGGCTACAGATCCAATCTCACAGAACAACGGAGGAACACATGACCATACTTGATTATCATTTGACTGGGATGGCCCAAAACTGTACAATCTGTGCCAGGCTTAGGAACACAATGAACTTTCCATAAAAGCAGTGAAAGGACACAGAGTACATGAAGTTCTGCATTCTGGTCTTCTACCTGGGTTTAATGAAGGGGGGTTCGCTGTGCTGGTTTGTGGTGTTTGTATCAGGCTGTGGATGAGCCGATGGTCTCAATTACCCTCTTTTGCATCTGGTCATGGTGCCGATTTGAGTGGAACTCTCCCAGGGCTTTCAGACAGCATGGACAGAGTCCAGCCCCAGAACACAAAGAGGGAGAAGGGGTCTAAACTTTGTCCCAGCAGACTAGGTTGGATGGATTTGGGAGCATGTCATACACTGACTGTTCAGGGAACCTCACATGCTGGGTTTCAGCCCGCCACAAGTCGGACCAAGTCCTTGAGATGTTAGATGGACTTTGAGTTGACTCAAAGAGTTAATGTCTCTAGGAGAACATGTGGTGAAGGTGTGTCATACCTGCACATTCATAAAACAGAAGATTGGTGACTGGCTGAGTGGTGTAATGTGGGTGAACTGACCGTTGGAATAAAGACATTTCCCTGGAGCAGCAGAATGAATAGGACCTTTGAATGTCACCGTCAAAGAAAAATATGGGAAATTCACTCAACCTCACTGTTGGGCGGGACTCTCCCCGCTCAACTGAAGCTTCACTGTGACTTTTCCATTCTGTGAGCAGACGTTTATTTGTGTGTCAGGATGGAAACATGGTTTCAGACAGACTGATGGCGTCGCAGAGAAACGCGTTCCTCCCTGACTCACTGCACAAACAGAACAGAGGTTATGAACACTAAGGAGCTCTATCTGCTCACACAATAAGAACACAGACAGCAGACTCAATGATATGAACACTAATGACCTTTCCTCATCACATGCTGTGCTTTAGTGTTACCATCCATTAGGCCTGTCCCCGACTAAGGACTTACAGATTTTGCTCGTTGTCTATTGTTTGGTGGTTTTTTGGTGCTCATTGATCCTCATTCTCCTTTAAGTTTAACCACATCAATTAACTGTCTTTAAgatttgaaataacaatttattctatGATAGGACTCGATCCATCCTTCGTCCCACTCATTCAGTCTGAATTAATGTGACATTATAACCATATTTCACACGACCAATacagcaggcacacacactgacgaCCCCGTGTCTGTGGgacagaccaccacagcagccacaacctacacatctgtcagacctgCGACAAACAAACTGACTGAGCTCTCCTGATTCTTCTGACTCTGGTAATAATCCTCCTTAATGAGCCCTCACGATTGAAATCCAGAGAAAGATTGAATCCAAACACGTTACATCCATAAAGATCCACGGACTGATTCAAATGTACCTTCACTTTTCTCTGACCTTTTGATGACACCTCATAACAGCCTTTAACAGCCAATGAGCCTTTGTTTAAAGGAGGTGCCTCCCCCTGTTCTGACGGAGAATTGAACGTGACTGTGCCGATGATTGACATATCTTATAGCCAATGAAATACTCTGAACATGGATCAACTGCCTCTATCAATCCGGGTGATTTCTTCATGCACACCGAGGAGAGTGATTTAAAGTACTAGTGGTTTTCAAAGCTGCATTAAAAGTACTAATAAGGTGATATTTATACCAAGAGAGGCTATGAGCCATGAAtgatttaaaacagacacatcTATGTACAGTTAGACAATAAACACTGAGGCTATGACCAACCAGTCATTGAGGATTCTACAATTTAAGGCTCGCCCTAATATCCATTAGTAGATGTTGAGGACCATTTCAGAGTGTCAAAGCCGTAAAAGCCAAATAAAAGAATATTTAGTTCATTCAGAATGCTAACACGTTTGGTGTCGTGGCTGCAGATAAGCAGCTGTGTGAGGACGGCTGGATTAAGTTTCAGGGGAACTGCTACCTGCACGTctctgacagacagacatggctggaggcagagcagagctgcagagacctGAACGCACACCTGGTCAGCATCATCACCCCCGAGGAGCAGCACTTTGTTAACAGTAAGTGTGTCATGTGGTGTGTGTTGATgaatacagagacagagggtgTGAAGAGTCCAATCAAACGTGTTTCTCTCCACAGTGAACGTGCAGGACTACCAGTGGATCGGTCTGAACGATAAGACGATGGAGAACGACTTCAGATGGACAGACGGGACTCCTCTGGTGAGTGTGATTTCTACTCAATTCGATCAATCAACcgtcaatttttatttgtatagcgtcaactcataacaaatgttttcttttaatattacaaaagagcaggtaaaaagaccttactcattgttatgttacaaaaagcagataaaagaccttactcattgttatgttacaaaaagcaggtaaaagaccttactcattgttatgttacaaaaagcaggtataGGTTACaatattgctatattacaaagacccggcctatccatcatgaacactttagcaaagcagcaaaagttacagtggtaagaaaaaactgccttattaaaaggcagaaatcttcggctggatccccggctcatgatgaaacagccttcacaggcctagactgcgccgggcttgaaaagggatagggggagagatgggataaaatcTACTTATCTGCAGCTGGTCTCAGAGAGAGCATGTAGTGATGTCTGCTGTCATACAGGGAGACCAACACGTGTGGATCCATTATAGCCAATCCCACCTGGGATTCTTTGTCACACATTGCATTCAGCAGGATTATAGGTGGCGTCACTTGAGTTAAATATTCTTCAACTCTCTTAAACCTCAGGCTCCATTATCACATAATCCAATGATCCTTTATCCTGGTTTTACGAAATGCTCTCCCAGAGTCACCTTTACCTCCAGCATTTAGTCGGCTTGGACGATTTTACAAGGACGATAAAGGATCATTTGATGATATCAGCCTCGTGTATCCTTCGGTGGGTTTGAGTGTTGGTGGTGCACGCCCTCTGAAATTATGCTATACATCCCAAGattcaaaatgtataaaacGGCTAGGAGCAGTGTAGGGTTGCATAGCGACAGCAGAGACAGCAGAGagcttccacctcctcctctcctcctcctcttcctctcattcctcttcctcctcctcctcttcctcttcctcctcctcttcctctcattcctcctcctccactcctcctcctcctcctcttcctcctcctcctcttcttcctcttcctcttcctcttcctctcctcttcctctcattcctcttcctcctcctcctcctcctcctcctcctcct
Protein-coding regions in this window:
- the LOC109989619 gene encoding aggrecan core protein encodes the protein MHRSASLDYMYDEHSFMDPEDVLSVSIPLEEPQRPLLGGALVLPCYIEDHTVPDPGAPPITLFSHRIKWSLVTKEKVTTVLVALEGRVRITESYLDRVHLVGYPGTPTDATIRISELRSSDSGFYCCEVQHGIEDNHDIVHVQVQGLVFHYRAIMGRYSLTFEKAEAACSLNSAVIASPEQLQATFNDGFHQCDAGWLSDHTVRYPIHDPRVNCYGDKEEVPGMRTYGVRDLNETYDVYCFAQKMTGRVFHTASAEKFTFSEAAVACLAQGAQLANTGQLYLAWQGGMDVCNAGWLGDRSVRYPINVRRPQCGGGLLGVRTVYLHNNQTGYPRSESRYDAFCYTESPDEEGSGSEEEGSGTVSFTTVIQSTEVFLTKTTKESEAVGELETLRPNIDFPFTESTTKLSTELTTNLPTELPAKLTTNLLTELPTELTTNLPTELPTKSALTTRRPTELPSELPQQTNVTDFVTDLIEAATTRPNMDLQPSTGPVMPLTGVVFLYRSGSRRYAFTFVEAQLACRSVGASIASPQQLQASYMAGYHQYDAGWLLDQTVRYPIISPRDNCAGDLGDQPGVRSYGLRPAEERYDVYCFIDGLKGEVFHVGSAEGFTLNEAASSCQEHNAVLASIGELYAAWKMGFDKCRAGWLADKSVRYPINSPCPECEGGKSGVHTVYTHPNQTGYPEPESRYDAYCFRVDILLIANETGLNITDIQKALLKQTSIIDLLRPAGPSIVPPIAVESSGSGSGSADFGSGSAVDNASGGTSGDLFGSGELSASIDWSGSMSSGLPSGSSGFSSSDAPVYGSGSGLRGDASGLTVVFSGSEGAVSGEGSSSGGLQEAVEGSTELLILPSSGAGSGVLSSSGDQSGSGFSSAESGSSLDSSVHFSGFITTKDFSEFSGSSGLYSGSGLSGSGLSGSGESQILFIDGDLIDASALRTYRENELGGGLLVFSGSGDLSGSGSLSGDLSGSASGEDSGFSGVNFVGSWFTDLSVSASGEQEASGFLLYSSGQGGGGFLSGYKSSSFVSGSGSGTSGSGVSGSGTSGLEASGSESSSSGEEGTVTFLSGDFITDRDSKPSLELGQGSMEFKGEGSSSGFFSGGGVDHMSSASGMSSGSSSGDSGLAAGLAAPTTLAAPASIHSPGSNTETDSVKGGFNLSEPNPCGNSSCTVEDRVPHCHEIDVCHSNPCANGATCVENADSYKCLCLPSYGGERCEIDKQLCEDGWIKFQGNCYLHVSDRQTWLEAEQSCRDLNAHLVSIITPEEQHFVNMNVQDYQWIGLNDKTMENDFRWTDGTPLQYENWMPNQPDDYFHSVEDCVVMIWNESGQWNDVPCDYHLPFTCKKGPVSCGAPPQVENTHMFGTRREEYPVNSIIRYQCNPGFRQRHLPVVRCKADGQWETPQVECTGVKSRRRTQEEEESRHKLKPGINDKNIYI